One region of Baekduia soli genomic DNA includes:
- a CDS encoding SDR family NAD(P)-dependent oxidoreductase: MSAITDPAQTPLQQLVDLTGRTAVVTGAAKGIGLGIARRLHEAGADVVVADLDDAAGAVAAELEAHRPGSAVAVLADVSEQAGADHLVEEAVERFGAIDILVNNAGIYPNMPFLEMDPALFRRVLDVNLVGLFLCTQAAARHMVARGEGGRIINITSIDALHPSMVGLAHYDASKHGAWGFTKNIALELAAHGITVNAIAPGGIATPGTGGVDEELLSAFAATIPMHRMGDIDDIARAVLFLASDLSSYMTGSQVVVDGGKLLT; encoded by the coding sequence ATGAGCGCGATCACCGACCCGGCCCAGACCCCGCTGCAGCAGCTCGTCGACCTGACGGGCCGGACCGCCGTCGTCACCGGCGCAGCCAAGGGCATCGGCCTCGGCATCGCCCGCCGCCTGCACGAGGCGGGCGCCGACGTGGTCGTCGCCGACCTCGACGACGCGGCGGGCGCCGTCGCAGCCGAGCTCGAGGCGCACCGGCCCGGCAGCGCCGTCGCCGTGCTCGCCGACGTCAGCGAACAGGCCGGCGCCGACCACCTCGTCGAGGAGGCCGTGGAGCGCTTCGGCGCGATCGACATCCTCGTCAACAACGCCGGCATCTACCCCAACATGCCGTTCCTGGAGATGGACCCGGCGCTGTTCCGCCGCGTCCTGGACGTCAACCTCGTCGGCCTGTTCCTGTGCACGCAGGCCGCCGCGCGGCACATGGTGGCCCGCGGCGAGGGCGGCCGGATCATCAACATCACGTCGATCGACGCGCTGCACCCGTCGATGGTCGGCCTCGCGCACTACGATGCGTCCAAGCACGGCGCCTGGGGCTTCACGAAGAACATCGCCCTCGAGCTCGCCGCCCATGGGATCACGGTCAACGCGATCGCCCCCGGCGGCATCGCGACGCCGGGGACCGGCGGCGTGGACGAGGAGCTGCTGTCCGCGTTCGCGGCCACGATCCCCATGCACCGCATGGGCGACATCGACGACATCGCGCGCGCGGTCCTGTTCCTGGCCTCGGACCTGTCGAGCTACATGACGGGCTCGCAGGTCGTGGTCGACGGCGGCAAGCTGCTGACCTGA
- a CDS encoding response regulator transcription factor, producing MEIAEMLHLSRRTVETHRSALQTKTGTSSRADLFRYAVDHGLLQLEPGGQ from the coding sequence GTGGAGATCGCCGAGATGCTGCACCTCAGCCGGCGGACCGTCGAGACCCACCGGTCGGCCCTGCAGACCAAGACCGGCACGTCCAGCCGCGCCGACCTGTTCCGCTACGCCGTCGACCACGGCCTGCTGCAGCTCGAGCCCGGTGGCCAGTAG
- a CDS encoding RNA polymerase sigma factor: MPGPRDPDDRLVRRVRDGDPAAFGDVHRRYAAPLEAYARRILGEHRAAAEDVVQEAFLRTHRILVRQPGRPIALRPWLYAVVRNAALDELRGDHRGRVDLADAAGGADPAAVATSRAALRDLLGRIAGLPDRQRSALLQHAVGGLAHEDVARNLGTSTGASRLLVHRARAALTAAGPR, translated from the coding sequence ATGCCCGGCCCCCGCGACCCCGACGACCGGCTCGTCCGCCGCGTGCGCGACGGCGACCCCGCCGCGTTCGGCGACGTGCACCGCCGCTACGCCGCGCCGCTGGAGGCCTACGCCCGGCGCATCCTCGGCGAGCACCGCGCCGCCGCCGAGGACGTCGTGCAGGAGGCGTTCCTGCGCACGCACCGGATCCTCGTCCGCCAGCCCGGCCGCCCCATCGCGCTGCGGCCGTGGCTGTATGCCGTGGTGCGCAACGCGGCGCTCGACGAGCTGCGCGGCGACCACCGCGGCCGCGTCGACCTGGCCGACGCGGCCGGCGGCGCCGACCCCGCCGCCGTCGCGACGTCGCGCGCGGCGCTGCGCGACCTGCTCGGCCGGATCGCGGGCCTGCCCGACCGCCAGCGCTCGGCGCTGCTGCAGCACGCCGTGGGCGGCCTCGCGCATGAGGACGTCGCGCGCAACCTCGGCACGAGCACGGGGGCCAGCCGCCTGCTCGTGCACCGCGCGCGGGCGGCGCTGACCGCCGCCGGGCCGCGCTGA
- a CDS encoding FliA/WhiG family RNA polymerase sigma factor encodes MTSIVLAEHWRRYHDGRERTVRDELVLAYAPIVKYAAGKIAARMPAHVDVADLISYGLGGLIEAVERFDPAQGQRFESFAGLRIRGAIIDALRSLDWVPRAVRAEARQIDAALLALTTRLQRVPTDVELGASLGLAPDELDDALQRIGESRMIALDQPWGAPGIDGPRPSLGDQLADDGGSDPEQRALAGDERERIATALEGLESRDQVVLGLRYHQDMTLGEIGEILGLSDSRVCQIHAGAVLRLGGLLAGSAA; translated from the coding sequence ATGACGTCCATCGTCCTCGCCGAGCACTGGCGCCGCTACCACGACGGGCGCGAGCGCACCGTGCGCGACGAGCTCGTCCTGGCCTACGCGCCCATCGTCAAGTACGCCGCCGGCAAGATCGCCGCCCGCATGCCCGCACACGTCGACGTCGCCGACCTCATCTCCTACGGGCTCGGCGGGCTCATCGAGGCCGTCGAGCGCTTCGACCCCGCCCAGGGGCAGCGCTTCGAGTCCTTCGCCGGCCTGCGCATCCGCGGGGCGATCATCGACGCGCTGCGGTCCCTGGACTGGGTGCCGCGCGCCGTGCGCGCCGAGGCGCGGCAGATCGACGCCGCGCTGCTGGCCCTGACCACCCGCCTTCAGCGCGTGCCGACCGACGTCGAGCTGGGCGCCTCGCTCGGTCTCGCGCCGGACGAGCTCGACGACGCCCTCCAGCGGATCGGCGAGTCCAGGATGATCGCACTGGACCAGCCGTGGGGCGCCCCCGGGATCGACGGCCCGCGACCGAGCCTCGGCGATCAGCTCGCCGACGACGGCGGCAGCGACCCCGAGCAGCGGGCGCTGGCCGGCGACGAGCGCGAGCGGATCGCGACGGCCCTGGAAGGACTCGAGAGCCGCGACCAGGTCGTGCTCGGCCTGCGCTACCACCAGGACATGACCCTGGGCGAGATCGGCGAGATCCTCGGGCTCTCGGACTCCCGTGTCTGCCAGATCCACGCCGGGGCCGTGCTCCGGCTGGGCGGGCTGCTGGCGGGCAGCGCGGCCTGA
- a CDS encoding LamG domain-containing protein, with protein MGTPRTRKPLRRRGAALIATSALTGAALLAGAGVASARTVSLWHMDEGPLATTMHDSVGGNDGTLSGVLSGVPGFLGNGYEFDGPTSVVTDTSAPSLNAGSQPFWFGARVKMSRPPNASEIDFDVMRKGLSSASGGFWKIEIFQSGQVHCSMKGSLTSRSLDGETVVTDGTWHSIYCFKDGDTERVIVDGRVDGNDGVHGSQAVTLGDFSNSAAFALGAKEGGGDQYVGLMDEASYGTGGPVVNSSAPAVVGQASTTGSGLTASTGTWDGLPDITYAYRWQRCDATGASCVPIGGATARTYAPVAADVGGRLRVAVTASNPLGDLTVDSAATAVVTGTPPPPPPPPPLPPPPPPVIPPVAAPPAAETPVQATGEPTPPSTTSAVCLRLRVATARRTATLFGHRRATLRISAATGRIAFSAPTHTIRMVTLTLDGRRLGTAHGGSLTARLVTAGLGTGDHVLKARLHPRHGPARTLTLHVIVAPC; from the coding sequence ATGGGAACGCCACGAACACGGAAGCCGCTCCGCCGTCGCGGGGCCGCGCTGATCGCCACGAGCGCCCTCACGGGCGCGGCGCTGCTGGCCGGCGCCGGGGTGGCCAGCGCCCGCACGGTCAGCCTCTGGCACATGGACGAGGGCCCGCTGGCGACCACGATGCACGACAGCGTGGGCGGCAACGACGGGACGCTGTCGGGCGTGCTCTCCGGCGTGCCCGGGTTCCTGGGCAACGGCTACGAGTTCGACGGCCCCACGTCGGTCGTCACCGACACCTCGGCGCCGAGCCTCAACGCCGGCAGCCAGCCGTTCTGGTTCGGCGCGCGCGTGAAGATGTCGCGGCCGCCCAACGCGAGCGAGATCGACTTCGACGTCATGCGCAAGGGCCTGTCGTCGGCCTCGGGCGGGTTCTGGAAGATCGAGATCTTCCAGTCCGGCCAGGTCCACTGCTCGATGAAGGGGTCGTTGACGTCCAGGTCGCTCGACGGCGAGACCGTCGTGACCGACGGGACGTGGCACTCCATCTACTGCTTCAAGGACGGCGACACGGAGCGCGTCATCGTCGACGGCAGGGTCGACGGCAACGACGGCGTCCACGGCTCCCAGGCCGTGACCCTCGGCGACTTCTCCAACTCCGCCGCCTTCGCCCTCGGCGCCAAGGAGGGCGGCGGCGACCAGTACGTCGGGCTCATGGACGAGGCCTCCTACGGCACCGGTGGGCCCGTCGTCAACTCGTCCGCCCCGGCCGTCGTCGGGCAGGCCTCGACGACCGGCTCGGGCCTGACGGCGAGCACCGGCACGTGGGACGGCCTGCCTGACATCACCTACGCCTACCGGTGGCAGCGCTGTGACGCGACCGGCGCGTCCTGCGTGCCGATCGGCGGCGCGACCGCCAGGACCTACGCGCCCGTGGCCGCCGACGTGGGAGGCCGCCTGCGGGTCGCCGTCACGGCGAGCAACCCCCTCGGCGACCTCACCGTCGACTCCGCCGCGACGGCGGTCGTGACCGGCACCCCGCCGCCCCCGCCGCCGCCCCCGCCGCTCCCGCCGCCGCCCCCGCCGGTCATCCCGCCCGTGGCGGCCCCGCCGGCCGCCGAGACCCCGGTGCAGGCCACCGGCGAGCCCACGCCGCCCTCCACGACGTCCGCGGTCTGCCTGCGCCTGCGTGTCGCGACGGCGAGGCGCACGGCCACGCTCTTCGGCCACCGCCGGGCGACGCTGCGGATCTCGGCCGCGACGGGGCGGATCGCCTTCAGCGCTCCGACTCACACGATCCGCATGGTCACGCTGACGCTGGACGGCCGGCGCCTGGGCACGGCCCACGGCGGGAGCCTGACCGCCCGCCTGGTCACGGCGGGCCTGGGCACGGGCGACCACGTCCTCAAGGCGAGGCTGCACCCCAGGCACGGTCCGGCGCGCACCCTGACGCTGCACGTGATCGTCGCGCCCTGCTGA
- a CDS encoding SDR family oxidoreductase, with the protein MQPEPVPQQVLAGRRALVTGGATGMGAATARALADAGATVAAWDLDRAWDDTPEELSDLACLPADVSSSADVARAVQDTVAALGGLDIVVNNAAAHDVDARHPIWDVDEAVWDRVIGVNLTGTFLVSRATARLVKAAGPRGRIVNISSVMGRAGSRERAAYAASKAGIIALTQTTAQELAPYGATVNALCPGLMLTRRGAIFASGSDGGRDGIDALNAMARERVPARRPGLPAELAALVVFLASDAAAYITGEAIGLDGGMKTVFVNPTDPELP; encoded by the coding sequence ATGCAGCCCGAACCGGTCCCCCAGCAGGTGCTCGCCGGGCGGCGCGCGCTCGTCACGGGCGGCGCGACGGGCATGGGCGCGGCCACGGCGCGCGCGCTGGCCGACGCGGGAGCCACGGTCGCCGCGTGGGACCTGGACCGGGCGTGGGACGACACGCCCGAGGAGCTCTCGGACCTGGCGTGCCTGCCGGCCGACGTCTCCTCCAGCGCCGACGTTGCCCGGGCCGTGCAGGACACGGTCGCCGCGCTCGGCGGGCTGGACATCGTCGTCAACAACGCCGCCGCCCACGACGTCGACGCGCGCCACCCGATCTGGGACGTCGACGAGGCGGTGTGGGACCGCGTCATCGGCGTCAACCTGACCGGCACGTTCCTCGTCAGCCGTGCCACCGCCCGCCTGGTCAAGGCCGCCGGCCCGCGCGGGCGCATCGTCAACATCAGCTCGGTGATGGGCCGGGCGGGCTCGCGCGAGCGCGCGGCCTACGCCGCGTCGAAGGCCGGCATCATCGCGCTGACGCAGACCACGGCCCAGGAGCTCGCACCCTACGGCGCGACCGTCAACGCGCTGTGCCCGGGCCTCATGCTCACCCGCCGCGGGGCGATCTTCGCCTCGGGCTCCGACGGGGGCCGGGACGGGATCGACGCGCTCAACGCGATGGCGCGCGAGCGGGTTCCGGCCCGGCGGCCCGGCCTGCCCGCCGAGCTGGCCGCGCTGGTCGTCTTCCTGGCCTCCGACGCCGCGGCCTACATCACCGGCGAGGCCATCGGCCTCGACGGCGGCATGAAGACCGTGTTCGTCAACCCGACCGACCCCGAGCTGCCATGA
- a CDS encoding cytochrome P450, whose product MTTLSLDDHLDAVLASDAEAMKDPYPLWRRLREEAPMHWHGPVLLVAPHRTVKAIFRDDEKRVFSNNYSVIGSRQEAVARTLSGEQLEAFHAVGAFEAGFISHADGDQHERLRRIAHRAFTPRRIAELRAAMERYVDAMLGTMATDEVVDLMPFAYRLPLMVISDLLGIPEADRELIRDWSAKIGRNRNGTQPGPLMEAHAAIGEFKDYLAGVIAHHRRHPDTTDLVAALVDANQTERLSDDEMTSVFVNLLFAGHETTTSLIAIGLHELLDHRPQWERLCADPGLVGGAVEELLRWVSPAQWQNRVALEDRVYDGFRIPAGTTLMLLNSAANRDPEVFAEPETLDIARTDSRQHLALGFGPHFCLGAALTRMEGAVALGELARRFPAVQQAGGELAWAGNAMFRRPAALPVVLGPPAPPRG is encoded by the coding sequence ATGACGACCCTGAGCCTGGACGACCACCTCGACGCGGTGCTGGCCTCCGACGCCGAGGCGATGAAGGACCCCTACCCGCTCTGGCGACGCCTGCGCGAGGAGGCGCCGATGCACTGGCACGGGCCGGTGCTGCTCGTCGCCCCGCACCGGACGGTCAAGGCGATCTTCCGCGACGACGAGAAGCGGGTCTTCTCCAACAACTACTCGGTCATCGGCAGCCGCCAGGAGGCGGTGGCCCGCACGCTTTCGGGCGAGCAGCTGGAGGCCTTCCACGCCGTCGGGGCGTTCGAGGCCGGGTTCATCAGCCACGCCGACGGCGACCAGCACGAGCGCCTGCGGCGCATCGCCCACCGCGCGTTCACGCCCCGGCGGATCGCCGAGCTGCGGGCCGCGATGGAGCGCTACGTCGACGCCATGCTCGGGACGATGGCGACCGACGAGGTCGTCGACCTCATGCCGTTCGCCTACCGGCTGCCGCTCATGGTCATCAGCGACCTCCTCGGCATCCCCGAGGCCGACCGCGAGCTCATCCGGGACTGGTCGGCCAAGATCGGGCGCAACCGCAACGGCACCCAGCCCGGGCCGCTCATGGAGGCCCACGCGGCGATCGGCGAGTTCAAGGACTACCTGGCCGGCGTCATCGCCCACCACCGCCGCCATCCCGACACCACCGACCTCGTCGCCGCGCTCGTGGATGCCAACCAGACCGAGCGCCTGAGCGACGACGAGATGACGTCGGTGTTCGTCAACCTCCTGTTCGCCGGCCACGAGACGACGACGAGCCTCATCGCCATCGGCCTGCACGAGCTGCTGGACCACCGCCCGCAGTGGGAGCGGCTGTGCGCCGACCCCGGGCTCGTGGGCGGCGCGGTCGAGGAGCTGCTGCGGTGGGTCTCGCCCGCGCAGTGGCAGAACCGGGTCGCCCTGGAGGACCGCGTCTACGACGGCTTCCGGATCCCCGCGGGGACCACGCTCATGCTCCTCAACAGCGCGGCCAACCGCGACCCGGAGGTCTTCGCCGAGCCCGAGACGCTCGACATCGCCCGCACCGACAGCCGGCAGCACCTCGCGCTGGGCTTCGGTCCGCACTTCTGCCTGGGCGCCGCGCTGACACGAATGGAGGGGGCGGTCGCGCTCGGCGAGCTCGCCCGCCGCTTCCCCGCCGTGCAGCAGGCCGGCGGCGAGCTGGCGTGGGCGGGCAACGCGATGTTCCGCCGCCCCGCGGCCCTGCCCGTCGTGCTCGGGCCGCCGGCGCCGCCGCGCGGCTGA
- a CDS encoding EAL domain-containing protein — MAVIDEAGTVVAVNAAWRRFGAEGGAGAGADCLGQNYLRACDAGAPDPYALRAATGLREVLAGALEHFAMEYPVHHGAVRRWFDVCASRFSGEGPVRVVVSHAEVTERIAMEAEAGTRSALLDEIDVSVIATDAAGVVTHWNRGAEALYGWSRVEATGRRVAELVVGDPAPSLGRTGPERRHTGRREGRFILKRRDGSTFPAHVRDTVLRDGAGRVTAMIAVSIDISSEIASEASLTTARNHLQAVTHSMGEGLCALDGDGRVTLMNRAAEQMLGWSSATMLGRRMHDIVHRHAGPGVGPDGCGLARAQRDAVTVRVDQDAFLCQDGSALMVSWTSAPLQTSDGVTGFVVVFSDATRRVAEKEDLRRELSALAWVGRVQDALREDRFVLYAQPILDLRTDEVVQRELLLRLREPGGGIVGPAAYLQIAEQRGLIGDIDRWVIRQAAGLAAQGRPVELNVSGCSLSDPRLIAHIETCLRESGADPAHMVFEITETALVSDQAAALDFAQRLHGLGCKLALDDFGTGYGGFTYLKQLPVDYLKIDIEFVRDLPTNDASRHVVQAEVNLARSFDLETVAEGVEDAETLDLLRELGVDFAQGYHIARPAPIEAHDAHHLMTERPA; from the coding sequence GTGGCCGTCATCGACGAGGCCGGCACGGTCGTGGCCGTCAACGCCGCGTGGCGGCGCTTCGGCGCCGAGGGCGGGGCGGGGGCCGGGGCCGACTGCCTCGGCCAGAACTACCTGCGAGCCTGCGACGCGGGGGCGCCCGATCCGTACGCCCTGCGCGCGGCCACCGGGCTGCGCGAGGTGCTCGCGGGGGCCCTCGAGCACTTCGCCATGGAGTACCCGGTCCACCACGGCGCCGTCCGGCGCTGGTTCGACGTCTGCGCCTCGCGGTTCTCGGGCGAGGGGCCCGTGCGCGTCGTCGTGTCCCACGCCGAGGTCACCGAGCGCATCGCCATGGAGGCCGAGGCGGGGACCCGGTCCGCGCTGCTGGACGAGATCGACGTCTCCGTGATCGCCACCGACGCCGCCGGCGTCGTCACGCACTGGAACCGCGGCGCCGAGGCGCTGTACGGCTGGTCGCGCGTCGAGGCCACCGGCCGCCGCGTCGCCGAGCTCGTCGTCGGCGACCCCGCGCCGTCGCTCGGGCGCACCGGCCCCGAGCGCCGCCACACCGGCCGGCGCGAGGGCCGCTTCATCCTCAAGCGCCGGGACGGCTCGACCTTCCCGGCGCACGTGCGCGACACCGTCCTGCGGGACGGGGCAGGGCGTGTCACGGCCATGATCGCCGTGTCGATCGACATCTCCTCCGAGATCGCGTCCGAGGCATCGCTGACCACGGCGCGCAACCACCTGCAGGCCGTCACGCACTCGATGGGCGAGGGCCTGTGCGCGCTGGACGGCGACGGGCGCGTGACGCTCATGAACCGCGCCGCCGAGCAGATGCTCGGCTGGTCCTCGGCGACGATGCTCGGGCGCCGGATGCACGACATCGTGCACCGTCACGCGGGACCTGGGGTCGGCCCGGACGGCTGCGGGCTCGCGCGCGCCCAGCGCGACGCGGTCACCGTGCGCGTCGACCAGGACGCGTTCCTGTGCCAGGACGGCTCGGCGCTCATGGTCAGCTGGACCTCGGCGCCGCTGCAGACATCCGACGGCGTCACGGGCTTCGTGGTGGTCTTCTCCGACGCCACCCGGCGTGTCGCCGAGAAGGAGGACCTGCGCCGGGAGCTGAGCGCGCTGGCGTGGGTGGGCCGGGTCCAGGACGCGTTGCGCGAGGACCGCTTCGTGCTCTACGCCCAGCCCATCCTGGACCTGCGCACCGACGAGGTCGTCCAGCGCGAGCTGCTGCTGCGCCTGCGCGAGCCGGGCGGCGGCATCGTGGGCCCGGCGGCCTACCTGCAGATCGCCGAGCAGCGCGGGCTCATCGGCGACATCGACCGCTGGGTCATCCGCCAGGCCGCCGGGCTGGCGGCGCAGGGCCGGCCCGTGGAGCTCAACGTCTCGGGGTGCTCGCTGAGCGACCCGCGCCTCATCGCCCACATCGAGACCTGCCTGCGCGAGAGCGGGGCCGACCCGGCGCACATGGTCTTCGAGATCACCGAGACCGCCCTGGTCTCCGACCAGGCGGCCGCGCTGGACTTCGCCCAGCGCCTGCACGGCCTGGGCTGCAAGCTGGCGCTCGACGACTTCGGCACGGGCTACGGCGGCTTCACCTACCTCAAGCAGCTGCCCGTCGACTACCTCAAGATCGACATCGAGTTCGTCCGCGACCTGCCGACCAACGACGCCAGCCGCCACGTGGTGCAGGCCGAGGTCAACCTCGCCCGCAGCTTCGACCTCGAGACGGTCGCCGAAGGGGTCGAGGACGCCGAGACCCTGGACCTGCTGCGCGAGCTCGGCGTCGACTTCGCGCAGGGATACCACATCGCCCGCCCCGCGCCCATCGAGGCGCACGACGCCCACCATCTGATGACGGAGAGGCCCGCATGA
- the ligD gene encoding non-homologous end-joining DNA ligase, whose amino-acid sequence MAATASPLEALAPGERALAVAAPAPRRAGAMKAVLTDAPFSDDGWIFERKLDGVRCVAIRDGGPVTLLSRNDLPLGGRYPEIAEALERQPQRRFAADGEIVAFDGAQTSFARLAGRGRTAVPVFFYIFDVLWLDGHDVRRLPLRARKRLLRDALRFDDRALRFSAHRNGDGEAYFAEACRKGWEGLVAKRADSTYTDRRSRDWLKLKCEQGQELVIGGYTAPKGSRTDFGALLLGHYDDGALRYAGKVGTGFDAATLAALGARLRALHRDDPPFADAGAIRESTARWVAPELVAQVAFTEWTRAGRLRHPRFLGLRDDKPAREVVRERPRT is encoded by the coding sequence ATGGCCGCCACCGCCTCACCGCTCGAGGCGCTCGCGCCCGGCGAGCGCGCGCTCGCCGTCGCCGCTCCCGCACCGCGCCGCGCCGGCGCCATGAAGGCCGTGCTGACCGACGCGCCGTTCAGCGACGACGGCTGGATCTTCGAGCGCAAGCTCGACGGCGTCCGCTGCGTGGCGATCCGCGACGGCGGCCCGGTCACGCTGCTCTCGCGCAACGACCTGCCGCTGGGCGGGCGCTACCCCGAGATCGCCGAGGCGCTGGAGCGCCAGCCCCAGCGCCGGTTCGCCGCCGACGGCGAGATCGTGGCCTTCGACGGCGCGCAGACGAGCTTCGCCCGGCTGGCCGGGCGCGGCCGCACGGCGGTCCCGGTGTTCTTCTACATCTTCGACGTGCTCTGGCTCGACGGCCACGACGTGCGCCGGCTGCCGCTGCGCGCGCGCAAGCGCCTGCTGCGCGACGCGCTGCGCTTCGACGACCGCGCGCTGCGGTTCTCGGCGCACCGCAACGGCGACGGGGAGGCCTACTTCGCGGAGGCCTGCCGCAAGGGCTGGGAGGGCCTGGTCGCCAAGCGCGCCGACAGCACCTACACCGACCGGCGCTCCCGGGACTGGCTCAAGCTCAAGTGCGAGCAGGGCCAGGAGCTCGTCATCGGCGGCTACACCGCGCCCAAGGGCTCGCGGACCGACTTCGGAGCGCTGCTGCTCGGGCACTACGACGACGGCGCGCTGCGCTACGCCGGCAAGGTCGGCACGGGCTTCGACGCGGCGACGCTGGCCGCGCTGGGCGCCCGGCTGCGCGCCCTGCACCGCGACGACCCGCCGTTCGCCGACGCGGGCGCGATCCGCGAGTCGACGGCGCGCTGGGTGGCGCCCGAGCTCGTCGCCCAGGTGGCCTTCACGGAGTGGACCCGCGCCGGGCGCCTGCGCCACCCACGCTTCCTGGGCCTGCGCGACGACAAGCCGGCGCGCGAGGTCGTGCGCGAGCGCCCGCGGACCTGA
- a CDS encoding NAD(P)-dependent alcohol dehydrogenase, producing the protein MLPARGYAATAPDAPLAPHAFERRDLGPRDVQIAIAFCGVCHSDLHMARSEWGTTPYPLVPGHEIVGHVTAVGAEVSGFAPGDPAGVGCMVDSCRTCEECGAGLEQFCEQGNIQTYGSIEPQTGKTTAGGYSNTIVVDEAFVLRIAPDADLAATAPLLCAGITTYSPLRHWDVGPGSKVGIVGLGGLGHMGVKLAAAMGAEVVLFTTSEDKIADGKALGAHEVVVSKDRAQMKPHTGSLDLIINTVAASHDLDTYLRLLRRDGSMVLVGVPEHPHPSPSVFMLLSRRRKLSGSLIGGIAETQEMLDFCAERGITSDIEIIPISAINDAYERMLAGDVRFRFVIDMATLEG; encoded by the coding sequence ATGCTCCCCGCTCGCGGCTACGCCGCCACGGCCCCCGACGCCCCGCTCGCACCCCATGCGTTCGAGCGCCGCGACCTCGGTCCGCGCGACGTGCAGATCGCGATCGCGTTCTGCGGCGTCTGCCACTCCGACCTGCACATGGCCCGCAGCGAGTGGGGCACGACGCCCTACCCGCTCGTGCCCGGCCACGAGATCGTGGGGCACGTCACCGCGGTCGGGGCCGAGGTGAGCGGCTTCGCGCCCGGCGACCCCGCCGGGGTCGGCTGCATGGTCGACTCGTGCCGGACGTGCGAGGAGTGCGGCGCCGGGTTGGAGCAGTTCTGCGAGCAGGGCAACATCCAGACCTACGGCAGTATCGAGCCGCAGACCGGCAAGACGACCGCGGGGGGCTACTCCAACACGATCGTCGTCGACGAGGCGTTCGTGCTGCGGATCGCGCCCGATGCGGACCTGGCCGCCACCGCGCCGCTGCTGTGCGCCGGCATCACGACCTACTCGCCGCTGCGCCACTGGGACGTCGGCCCGGGCTCCAAGGTCGGGATCGTCGGCCTCGGCGGCCTGGGTCACATGGGCGTCAAGCTGGCGGCCGCCATGGGCGCCGAGGTCGTGCTCTTCACGACCTCGGAGGACAAGATCGCCGACGGCAAGGCGCTCGGCGCGCACGAGGTCGTGGTCTCCAAGGACCGCGCCCAGATGAAGCCGCACACCGGCAGCCTGGACCTCATCATCAACACCGTCGCCGCCTCCCACGACCTCGACACCTACCTGCGGCTGCTGCGCCGCGATGGCTCGATGGTCCTCGTCGGGGTCCCGGAGCACCCCCACCCGTCGCCGTCGGTCTTCATGCTGCTCTCCCGCCGGCGCAAGCTGTCGGGCTCGCTGATCGGCGGCATCGCCGAGACCCAGGAGATGCTCGACTTCTGCGCCGAGCGGGGGATCACCTCCGACATCGAGATCATCCCGATCTCGGCGATCAACGACGCCTACGAGCGCATGCTGGCCGGCGACGTGCGCTTCCGCTTCGTGATCGACATGGCGACGCTCGAGGGCTGA